A genomic window from Pyxicephalus adspersus chromosome 2, UCB_Pads_2.0, whole genome shotgun sequence includes:
- the LOC140323438 gene encoding fatty acid hydroxylase domain-containing protein 2-like, whose product MGKSDTSTSLERRSRDGQLWDSVKKTAFVIGTGLLTFAAFRNTVTWHLQRFWGASGDFWQAQWVKLHSYYGGNELALYCLGAILIPSLSFWIYNAVLMMIDLTGKPNFITRYKIQPEKNDPVDPGKLKHAVKVVVFNQVFLSFPMVLLMYPFMQWRGNPCGTELPTFHWVLLELSIFALVEEILFYYSHRLFHHPSIYKHVHKQHHEWTAPVGVVSLYAHPLEHILSNMLPSIAGPMLMGSHVATIMLWFCLALITTTISHCGYHLPFLPSPEFHDFHHLKFNQCYGVLGVLDRLHGTDLVFKQTKAYDRHILLLGFTPLTQSIPEPTKKSD is encoded by the exons ATGGGAAAAAGTGACACCTCTACTTCCTTGGAACGCAGAAGCCGG GATGGACAGCTTTGGGACTCCGTGAAGAAAACAGCTTTTGTAATAGGCACTGGGCTTCTAACGTTTGCTGCCTTCAGAAACACAGTCACATG GCACCTTCAGCGTTTCTGGGGAGCATCAGGTGACTTCTGGCAGGCCCAGTGGGTGAAGCTGCACAGCTACTATGGTGGAAATGAATTAGCCTTATACTGTTTGG GAGCAATTTTGATCCCTAGCTTGTCATTCTGGATATATAATGCTGTGCTAATGATGATCGACCTAACTGGAAAACCGAACTTCATTACCCGCTACAAAATccagccagaaaaaaatgatcCA GTGGACCCTGGTAAGCTGAAACATGCAGTAAAAGTTGTGGTATTCAACCAAGTCTTCCTCTCATTCCCCATGGTTCTTCTCATGTACCCATTCATGCAGTGGCGGGGCAATCCATGTGGAACAGAACTGCCCACATTCCATTGGGTCCTCCTGGAACTCTCCATCTTTGCACTTGTTGAAGAAATACTATTCTACTATTCTCACAG GCTGTTTCATCACCCAAGCATTTACAAACATGTCCATAAACAGCACCATGAGTGGACGGCCCCTGTGGGAGTAGTGTCACTATATGCTCATCCCCTGGAACATATT CTTTCCAACATGTTGCCTTCCATAGCTGGACCAATGCTGATGGGCTCCCACGTAGCAACAATTATGTTGTGGTTCTGTCTTGCACTGATCACTACTACCATTTCACATTGTGGCTACCACCTCCCCTTCCTGCCATCTCCAGAATTTCATGACTTCCACCACCTGAA GTTTAACCAGTGTTACGGTGTATTGGGAGTACTTGACCGACTACATGGCACAGACCTGGTTTTCAAGCAAACCAAAGCCTATGACAGACATATCTTACTGTTGGGTTTCACCCCTCTGACTCAAAGCATTCCTGAGCCTACCAAGAAATCAGACTGA